The Solibacillus sp. FSL R7-0668 genome includes the window ATTTATAAAGCTCGTAATTCGTGTTATAAAGTTCCGTTTTTTCAACGATGTTCATAGCAGCGAACTGTTCTTTTGTGATTGCCGGCTTTCCACCACCATCTGGATTAGGTGGAGTTTGACCACGTAATCCATCTTTAACAAATAAATAATCATCAGACGCTTTAAGGGCAGTTAATTGCTCATCCAATCCGAGCAATTTGTCACCATCTAATTTAATGGCATCCAAATCAAGATTGGCTCGTACACCTTTAATGTTTCGTGCTTTTGCATCACGTAAAGCCCCATCAAGTGCATGGTCAAAATCGCGTTGTTTTAGCTGGGCTTCATACTCTGCTTTAGCTGTTTCATTAGCGGTTTGTAAATCAGTGA containing:
- a CDS encoding phage scaffolding protein, translating into MFTKEQLVEMGLTDEQADKVIEGYGQMIPKSRLDTKIQEVNDLKGQLADRDTQLEALKKVDVKALQTTITDLQTANETAKAEYEAQLKQRDFDHALDGALRDAKARNIKGVRANLDLDAIKLDGDKLLGLDEQLTALKASDDYLFVKDGLRGQTPPNPDGGGKPAITKEQFAAMNIVEKTELYNTNYELYKSLTE